A DNA window from Pyrus communis chromosome 3, drPyrComm1.1, whole genome shotgun sequence contains the following coding sequences:
- the LOC137729643 gene encoding G-type lectin S-receptor-like serine/threonine-protein kinase RKS1, whose amino-acid sequence MNSTKFFFVTSPLLIFLVILPSSLSVAIDAITPNQPLRDGDVLLSTTKIFALGFYSPGNSHNRYVGVWYSKIPVRTIVWTANRDNPITPIDGAGLLAIHGDHGGLIIYGKDQNTSLWSANVRVSSPNNSIIAKLLDTGNLVLLENDGSGQRVLWQGFDYPSDTVLPSLKIGLNRRSGLNWILKSWKSHDDPGSGNFSYEIDPTGFPQLVFYKGRTKWFRAGPWTGQRFSGLPEITSNSHRSFVNNKDEIYLVYTVPNGSVFTRGVVDESGTFQRFVWRDQENRWIEVSSNPSEWCDYYGQCGPNSNCDPYSNYNFSCLCLPGFEPKFPRDWSLRVGWGGCLRKSGASTCQKGDGFVRVARVKVPDSSWARVNMSLSLKECEQECWKNCSCTAYTNADERNGGKGCVTWYGDLIDTRTFSNVGQDLYVRVDAATLAQFANGSLISKKAGLAISLVSAIVFLVLVFLLCWLIRRKRKGRQRKKKFFMEDRTDLDDQSEINSELPFFDLTTIAAATDNFSVANKLGKGGFGSVYKGVLHNGKEVAVKRLSKHSCQGIVEFKNEVKIIAKLQHRNLVKIIGCCVEDEEKMLIYEYVPNKSLDSFIFDETKRNLLDWTKRFEIICGIARGILYLHQDSRLRIIHRDLKASNVLLDASMSPKIADFGMARIFMGDQCEANTHRVVGTYGYMSPEYAMEGIFSVKSDVYSFGVLLLEILTGRRNSSFYHTKYPHSNLVGYVWNLWREGKALEIVDSSMGESYHVNEVVRCIQIALLCVQEFAADRPTMSAVVFMLGNEATVPSPKQPAFLLRSCASGDPSTSTGSINDVTCTEIEAR is encoded by the exons ATGAATTCCACTAAATTCTTTTTTGTCACAAGTCCATTGCTTATCTTCCTTGTGATTCTTCCCTCTTCCCTTTCGGTTGCCATAGACGCGATCACACCAAACCAACCCCTAAGAGATGGCGACGTTCTTCTCTCCACCACTAAAATCTTTGCACTCGGGTTTTATAGCCCAGGCAATTCTCATAACCGTTACGTCGGAGTTTGGTACAGCAAAATTCCAGTCCGAACCATCGTCTGGACTGCAAACAGAGACAACCCCATAACTCCTATTGATGGAGCTGGTCTCCTAGCGATTCATGGAGATCATGGAGGCCTTATCATTTATGGGAAGGACCAAAATACCTCTCTTTGGTCCGCTAATGTCAGAGTCTCTTCGCCAAACAATTCCATAATAGCCAAACTTTTGGATACAGGAAATCTTGTATTGCTTGAGAATGACGGTAGTGGCCAAAGGGTGCTGTGGCAAGGCTTTGATTACCCCTCAGATACAGTGCTTCCGTCATTGAAGATTGGGCTGAACCGACGGTCAGGGCTGAACTGGATCCTAAAATCTTGGAAGTCCCACGATGATCCCGGATCGGGGAATTTTTCGTATGAGATTGACCCGACCGGGTTTCCACAGTTGGTTTTTTACAAGGGTCGCACCAAATGGTTTCGAGCTGGACCTTGGACAGGCCAGAGATTTAGCGGGCTCCCCGAAATAACATCTAATAGTCACCGCAGCTTTGTGAACAATAAAGATGAGATATATCTGGTGTATACCGTTCCAAATGGCTCGGTTTTCACAAGGGGGGTGGTAGATGAGTCAGGAACTTTTCAACGGTTCGTATGGCGAGATCAAGAAAACAGATGGATCGAAGTAAGCTCTAACCCTAGTGAGTGGTGTGACTACTATGGACAGTGTGGCCCAAATAGTAACTGTGACCCATACAGTAATTATAACTTCTCTTGCCTTTGTCTGCCCGGATTTGAACCCAAGTTCCCCCGGGATTGGTCTCTGAGAGTTGGATGGGGTGGATGCCTGAGAAAATCGGGAGCGTCTACATGCCAAAAAGGGGATGGGTTTGTTAGGGTGGCACGCGTGAAGGTACCCGATTCATCTTGGGCACGTGTGAATATGAGTTTGAGTCTGAAAGAGTGCGAGCAAGAGTGCTGGAAGAATTGTTCTTGCACGGCATACACAAATGCAGACGAAAGAAATGGAGGGAAGGGTTGTGTGACGTGGTACGGGGACTTGATAGACACAAGAACTTTTTCCAATGTTGGGCAGGACTTGTATGTACGAGTGGATGCAGCTACTCTAG CTCAATTTGCAAATGGTTCTTTAATTAGCAAGAAGGCAGGGCTGGCAATTTCGCTAGTATCCGCTATTGTGTTCCTTGTCCTAGTATTCCTTTTGTGTTGGTTgataaggagaaagaggaaag GGaggcagagaaaaaaaaagtttttcatGGAAGATAGAACAGATCTTGATGATCAAAGTGAAATAAACTCAGAATTACCATTCTTTGATCTAACAACCATCGCAGCGGCCACGGACAATTTCTCTGTAGCAAACAAACTTGGGAAAGGAGGTTTTGGTTCAGTCTATAAG GGTGTACTTCATAATGGGAAGGAAGTAGCGGTGAAACGACTATCGAAGCATTCTTGTCAAGGAATTGTTGAGTTTAAGAATGAAGTTAAGATAATTGCGAAACTCCAACACAGGAACCTTGTCAAGATTATAGGCTGCTGCGTTGAAGATGAAGAGAAGATGCTAATCTATGAATACGTACCAAACAAAAGTTTGGactcttttatttttg ATGAAACGAAAAGAAATCTTTTAGATTGGACAAAACGCTTTGAGATTATCTGTGGGATTGCTAGAGGGATTTTATATCTTCATCAAGATTCGAGATTAAGGATTATCCATAGAGATCTAAAGGCCAGTAATGTTCTACTGGATGCATCTATGAGCCCCAAAATAGCAGATTTTGGCATGGCAAGAATATTTATGGGGGACCAATGTGAAGCAAATACACATCGTGTGGTCGGAACATA TGGTTATATGTCACCAGAGTATGCAATGGAAGGAATTTTTTCAGTAAAATCTGATGTGTACAGTTTTGGCGTTTTACTACTAGAAATCTTAACTGGCAGAAGGAATTCCAGTTTCTACCACACAAAATATCCCCACTCAAATTTGGTTGGATAT GTTTGGAACTTGTGGAGAGAAGGCAAAGCCTTGGAAATCGTTGATTCATCTATGGGCGAATCATACCATGTCAATGAAGTTGTGAGATGCATCCAAATTGCCCTCTTGTGTGTGCAAGAGTTTGCTGCTGACCGGCCAACCATGTCGGCGGTTGTTTTCATGCTAGGTAACGAGGCCACAGTTCCTTCCCCAAAACAGCCTGCATTTTTGTTGAGGAGTTGTGCTAGTGGAGATCCATCAACGAGTACTGGTTCTATAAATGATGTGACATGTACAGAAATAGAAGCTCGCTAG